Proteins from one Deltaproteobacteria bacterium genomic window:
- a CDS encoding TadE/TadG family type IV pilus assembly protein: MRKRRGRARGEDGQAMVESAIVIPMYVFLILGLLQLGLIHQARLMTKYAAYKAVRAGAVHNANVREMRRTALWTLLPLISKSSSGTEVITPVTEPSDYLMKWFRHGLLDGMMLDAPIFKHVEVAICGPTQAAIQWKTNEVDFDDPQINTANVANRDDANWKKFDRTKLRIQVTYNYRMPIPFANQIFHNIALGKDISRALYMGGETAIDRMRGMQRRMKAWQDGLMMYDMLGEMGIYIWPIRASYSMRMQSNLYKSNLPANDSSGINGDCEARWL; this comes from the coding sequence ATGCGAAAGAGACGAGGTCGCGCGCGGGGTGAGGACGGCCAGGCGATGGTCGAGTCCGCCATCGTCATCCCGATGTACGTCTTCTTGATCCTGGGACTGCTCCAGCTGGGGCTCATCCACCAGGCGCGCCTGATGACCAAGTACGCCGCCTACAAGGCGGTGCGGGCCGGGGCGGTGCACAACGCCAACGTGCGCGAGATGCGCCGCACGGCGCTGTGGACCCTGCTGCCCCTGATCTCGAAGAGCAGCAGCGGTACCGAGGTCATCACCCCGGTCACCGAGCCCTCGGACTACCTGATGAAGTGGTTCAGGCACGGGCTGCTCGACGGGATGATGCTCGACGCGCCGATCTTCAAGCACGTGGAGGTGGCCATCTGCGGCCCCACCCAGGCGGCGATCCAGTGGAAGACGAACGAGGTCGACTTCGACGATCCCCAGATCAACACCGCCAACGTCGCCAACCGTGACGACGCCAACTGGAAGAAGTTCGACCGCACCAAGCTGCGGATCCAGGTCACCTACAACTACCGGATGCCGATCCCCTTCGCGAACCAGATCTTCCACAACATCGCCCTGGGCAAGGACATCTCCCGCGCCCTCTACATGGGCGGTGAGACCGCCATCGACCGGATGCGGGGGATGCAGCGGCGGATGAAGGCCTGGCAGGACGGCCTGATGATGTACGACATGCTCGGCGAGATGGGCATCTACATCTGGCCGATCCGGGCGTCCTATTCGATGCGAATGCAGTCCAACCTCTACAAGAGCAATCTGCCGGCCAACGACAGCTCGGGCATCAACGGCGACTGCGAAGCCCGCTGGCTCTAG
- a CDS encoding efflux RND transporter permease subunit → MRGHEEDGYEGVDRRSLSWLLRYRVPILLVLFAASITLAHASSELRFDFSPQQLFETVDEDPAWRVWQETIEIFGRDDLTLFVVLDLRPLGEAADVLDDQHRAWLGELAEAMEENPDVVEQSSIARMTTIRGDGESLDVLDASELDAEELANDPILRGSLFSQDRKLAVALLKLDPGRRQVDDLRPMVEGVAAWLEAHPPPAPARVHLAGIPYIRVDVADSLRADQLKFMPITLAVLLALLGFIFRSVTRMLLPLATVGLAVVWTTGVMALTGTPVDIINNVVPSLLLVIGLSDGLHLMARAHAETAGGVDPKVGLDRAVRRIAAACFLTSITSAVGFASLLATGTAGFCIRHAWATVIASALLTLGAATIGLLRVHPNVRLTEVYGPEHPVRTLQATLDTHLGGVLPMDLLVRFPQAEAERDPERLKQVQALQQQVEALPGVTHARSVVDFVAGLHRALTGAGPGSAELPGTRELLAQEWLLSEMGTETLPLERYLADEGRLVRIFLRTADIGGRRAGQLEGRIQELAAGIFGEASEVEVTLTGDAYVASRNMTALIGDLFRSLSLASCFIFVVLLVAFRSLRLALLAVWPNALPLIVTLGVMGLWGLDLDVTNVVIFSIALGLAVDDTIHVIARFQEERREGEDPTLALERAMQGTGQAIVLTSVVLGTGMLVLTTSTFMLTARFGALAALTLGLALVADLALLPALLHLAYRPRAPASDSPAGEENGLGSRVE, encoded by the coding sequence ATGCGGGGCCACGAGGAGGACGGATACGAGGGCGTCGATCGCCGCTCCCTCTCCTGGCTGCTGCGCTACCGGGTGCCGATCCTGCTGGTGCTCTTCGCCGCCAGCATCACCCTGGCCCACGCGTCGAGCGAGCTGCGCTTCGACTTCTCGCCCCAGCAGCTCTTCGAGACGGTGGACGAGGACCCGGCCTGGCGGGTGTGGCAGGAGACGATCGAGATCTTCGGCCGGGACGACCTCACCCTCTTCGTGGTCCTCGACCTGCGGCCCCTGGGTGAGGCCGCCGACGTCCTCGACGATCAGCACCGAGCCTGGCTGGGGGAGCTCGCCGAGGCCATGGAGGAGAACCCGGACGTGGTGGAGCAGAGCTCCATCGCCCGGATGACCACCATCCGGGGCGACGGCGAGTCCCTCGACGTCCTCGACGCCTCCGAGCTCGACGCCGAGGAGCTGGCGAACGACCCCATCCTGCGGGGCAGCCTCTTCTCGCAGGATCGCAAGCTGGCGGTCGCGCTCCTGAAGCTCGACCCCGGCCGGCGGCAGGTCGACGACCTGCGGCCGATGGTCGAGGGGGTCGCCGCCTGGCTCGAGGCGCACCCCCCACCGGCGCCGGCGAGGGTCCACCTCGCGGGCATCCCCTACATCCGGGTGGACGTGGCGGACTCCCTGCGGGCGGACCAGCTGAAGTTCATGCCGATCACCCTGGCGGTGCTCCTCGCCCTGCTCGGCTTCATCTTCCGCAGCGTCACCCGGATGCTCCTGCCCCTGGCCACGGTGGGCCTGGCGGTGGTCTGGACCACGGGGGTGATGGCGCTGACCGGCACGCCGGTGGACATCATCAACAACGTGGTGCCCTCCCTCCTGCTGGTGATCGGCCTCTCGGACGGGCTCCACCTCATGGCCCGGGCGCACGCCGAGACGGCCGGGGGCGTCGACCCGAAGGTCGGCCTCGACCGGGCGGTGCGGCGCATCGCGGCGGCCTGCTTCCTGACCAGCATCACCTCGGCGGTGGGCTTCGCCTCCCTCCTCGCCACCGGCACCGCGGGCTTCTGTATCCGCCACGCCTGGGCGACGGTGATCGCCAGCGCCCTACTCACCCTCGGCGCGGCCACCATCGGCCTCCTGCGGGTGCACCCCAACGTCCGCCTCACCGAGGTCTACGGGCCCGAGCACCCGGTGCGCACCCTGCAGGCGACCCTCGATACGCACCTCGGAGGGGTGCTGCCGATGGACCTCCTGGTGCGCTTCCCGCAAGCGGAGGCGGAGCGGGATCCCGAGCGCCTGAAGCAGGTGCAGGCGCTGCAGCAGCAGGTCGAGGCCCTCCCCGGGGTGACCCACGCCCGCAGCGTGGTCGACTTCGTGGCGGGCCTCCACCGCGCGCTCACCGGCGCCGGCCCCGGCTCCGCCGAGCTGCCCGGGACCCGGGAGCTCCTCGCCCAGGAGTGGCTGCTCTCGGAGATGGGCACGGAGACCCTGCCCCTCGAGCGCTACCTCGCCGACGAGGGGAGGCTGGTGCGGATCTTCCTGCGCACCGCCGACATCGGCGGCCGCCGGGCCGGCCAGCTCGAGGGGAGGATCCAGGAGCTCGCCGCCGGGATCTTCGGCGAGGCCAGCGAGGTCGAGGTGACCCTCACCGGCGACGCCTACGTCGCGTCGCGGAACATGACCGCCCTGATCGGCGACCTCTTCCGCTCCCTCTCCCTGGCCAGCTGCTTCATCTTCGTGGTGCTGCTGGTGGCCTTCCGCAGCCTGCGCCTCGCCCTCCTCGCGGTCTGGCCCAACGCCCTGCCCCTGATCGTCACCCTGGGCGTGATGGGCCTGTGGGGGCTGGACCTCGACGTCACCAACGTCGTGATCTTCTCCATCGCCCTGGGGCTCGCGGTGGACGACACCATCCACGTGATCGCCCGCTTCCAGGAGGAGCGCCGCGAGGGCGAGGATCCCACCCTCGCCCTCGAGCGGGCCATGCAGGGGACCGGCCAGGCCATCGTCCTGACCTCGGTGGTCCTCGGAACCGGGATGCTGGTGCTCACGACCTCGACCTTCATGCTCACCGCGCGCTTCGGGGCGCTGGCCGCCCTCACCCTGGGCCTCGCGCTGGTGGCCGATCTGGCCCTGCTGCCGGCCCTGCTCCACCTGGCCTACCGCCCGCGGGCTCCGGCGAGCGACTCCCCCGCCGGGGAGGAAAACGGGCTAGGATCGCGGGTGGAATGA
- a CDS encoding PilT/PilU family type 4a pilus ATPase, which yields MTEQQLQGILETAVRNQASDVHFEVGYPPVFRVLGDLVAVKGPALTPADTTSVARYVLAEEGEGERLEKINEHDTSYAIPGVSRFRANVFRQRGELGVVMRIIPFHIRSLEELQLPRVLTDIALMPRGLILVTGATGMGKSTTIAAMLQHINQSRRAHIVTIEDPIEFLFPASRSLVVQREVGSDTDSFQRALRSVLRQDPDNIMVGELRDRESVDICLKAAETGHSVVSTVHTVDARRTITRLVGLYPGDEQSSVRLRLAESLIATVSLRLIKGAQGGMIPAVEIMRTTRSIQECIKDPEKLDELEHHISQASELGCQTFDQHLYRLVREARITEATALLHASRPADLKRELSLG from the coding sequence GTGACCGAGCAACAGCTGCAGGGCATCCTGGAGACGGCCGTCCGCAACCAGGCCTCCGACGTCCACTTCGAGGTGGGCTACCCCCCGGTCTTCCGGGTGCTCGGAGATCTGGTCGCGGTGAAGGGCCCGGCGCTGACCCCGGCGGACACCACGAGCGTGGCCCGCTACGTCCTGGCCGAGGAGGGCGAGGGCGAGCGCCTCGAGAAGATCAACGAGCACGACACCTCCTACGCCATCCCCGGCGTCTCCCGCTTCCGGGCGAACGTCTTCCGGCAGCGCGGCGAGCTCGGGGTGGTGATGCGGATCATCCCCTTCCACATCCGCAGCCTCGAGGAGCTGCAGCTGCCCCGCGTGCTCACCGACATCGCGCTGATGCCCCGGGGCCTGATCCTCGTCACCGGCGCCACCGGGATGGGCAAGTCCACGACCATCGCGGCGATGCTGCAGCACATCAACCAGAGCCGCCGGGCCCACATCGTCACGATCGAGGATCCGATCGAGTTCCTCTTCCCGGCCTCCCGGAGCCTGGTGGTGCAGCGGGAGGTGGGCTCCGACACCGACAGCTTCCAGCGGGCGCTGCGCTCGGTGCTGCGGCAGGACCCGGACAACATCATGGTGGGCGAGCTGCGCGATCGCGAGAGCGTGGACATCTGCCTGAAGGCGGCCGAGACCGGCCACTCGGTGGTCAGCACCGTGCACACCGTCGACGCCCGCCGCACGATCACCCGCCTGGTCGGCCTCTACCCCGGCGACGAGCAGTCGAGCGTCCGCCTGCGCCTGGCCGAGTCGCTGATCGCGACGGTCTCCCTGCGCCTGATCAAGGGGGCGCAGGGCGGCATGATCCCGGCGGTGGAGATCATGCGGACCACCCGATCGATCCAGGAGTGCATCAAGGACCCGGAGAAGCTCGACGAGCTCGAGCACCACATCTCCCAGGCCTCCGAGCTGGGCTGCCAGACCTTCGATCAGCACCTCTACCGGCTCGTCCGGGAGGCCCGGATCACCGAGGCGACGGCCCTCCTCCACGCCTCCCGGCCCGCGGATCTGAAGCGAGAGCTCTCTCTGGGCTGA
- a CDS encoding glutamine amidotransferase, translating into MASGPIVILKTGETVPEARAIAGDFPEIFQRALGDWPGGYRVLDPTRGELLPPARGVAGILVTGSAASITEDPGWMGEAGGWLLGAAQLGVPVLGICFGHQLLADAFGGVVERSPAGRESGTVEVALSEAGRADPLFAGLGETLLVQQAHSDAVTTLPAGAVVLASNAHTPNQAFALGESVRAVQFHPEFDAALSAAYVEARADLVRSSAEGLGEEGEAALARVRASIRESSDGARILSNWRYYYLESGERRSA; encoded by the coding sequence ATGGCGAGCGGCCCCATCGTGATCCTCAAGACCGGCGAGACGGTGCCCGAGGCGCGGGCCATCGCCGGCGACTTCCCGGAGATCTTCCAGCGCGCCCTGGGCGACTGGCCCGGGGGCTACCGGGTCCTCGATCCCACCCGGGGCGAGCTCCTCCCGCCGGCCCGCGGGGTGGCCGGGATCCTGGTCACCGGCTCGGCGGCCTCGATCACCGAGGATCCCGGCTGGATGGGGGAGGCCGGGGGCTGGCTGCTGGGCGCGGCGCAGCTGGGGGTGCCGGTGCTGGGCATCTGCTTCGGCCACCAGCTCCTGGCCGACGCCTTCGGTGGCGTCGTCGAGCGCTCCCCCGCGGGCCGCGAGTCGGGCACGGTCGAGGTCGCCCTGAGCGAGGCCGGCCGGGCCGACCCCCTCTTCGCGGGCCTCGGCGAGACCCTCCTGGTCCAGCAGGCCCACAGCGACGCGGTGACCACCCTGCCGGCGGGCGCGGTGGTGCTGGCGAGCAACGCCCACACCCCGAACCAGGCCTTCGCCCTGGGGGAGAGCGTCCGGGCGGTGCAGTTCCACCCGGAGTTCGACGCCGCGCTCTCGGCGGCCTACGTCGAGGCCCGCGCCGACCTGGTGCGGTCCTCGGCGGAGGGCCTGGGCGAGGAGGGCGAGGCGGCCCTGGCCAGGGTGCGGGCCTCGATCCGGGAAAGCAGCGACGGCGCGCGGATCCTCTCGAACTGGAGGTACTATTATTTGGAGTCCGGCGAGAGGAGATCAGCGTGA
- a CDS encoding transglutaminase-like domain-containing protein produces MSKRPRHESEILLREVRGPEEPIEVLDLTTRTEARHELVALMDGPKAAIDLAQACLLITRDELDGDLDEDEEAASLEELDHLATRVRHTFSPGASSPERLAALHQVLFDDAGFCGNHEDYYAIDNALLPRVMATGMGLPLLLCVVYVEVARRVGIEAQPVAFPGHFLVRCELDDGFLVIDPFNGGRLLDRADCEELLEEITEGQHTFDEAMLEPATELEVLTRLYLNLRRSHLLAGDIVRALRAQDGVVALNPDSIPALRDRARLYARLGAHPLAALDLEHCLELGPRTGKLYQALQQEAAMARRKGRFQA; encoded by the coding sequence ATGAGCAAGCGCCCCAGGCACGAGAGCGAGATTCTCCTTCGCGAGGTGCGCGGGCCCGAGGAGCCCATCGAGGTGCTGGATCTGACCACCCGCACCGAGGCTCGCCACGAGCTGGTCGCGCTCATGGACGGTCCGAAGGCCGCCATCGATCTGGCGCAGGCCTGCCTGCTGATCACCCGGGACGAGCTGGACGGCGACCTGGACGAGGACGAGGAGGCGGCCAGCCTGGAGGAGCTCGACCACCTGGCGACCCGGGTGCGGCACACCTTCTCCCCGGGGGCCTCGTCGCCGGAGCGCCTCGCCGCCCTGCACCAGGTGCTCTTCGACGACGCCGGCTTCTGCGGCAACCACGAGGACTACTACGCCATCGACAACGCCCTGCTCCCCCGGGTGATGGCCACCGGCATGGGGCTGCCCCTCCTGCTCTGCGTCGTCTACGTCGAGGTCGCCCGGCGCGTGGGGATCGAGGCGCAGCCCGTCGCCTTCCCCGGCCACTTCCTGGTCCGCTGCGAGCTCGACGACGGCTTCCTGGTCATCGACCCCTTCAACGGTGGGCGCCTCCTCGACCGCGCCGACTGCGAGGAGCTCCTCGAGGAGATCACCGAGGGGCAGCACACCTTCGACGAGGCGATGCTCGAGCCGGCCACCGAGCTCGAGGTGCTGACCCGCCTCTACCTCAACCTGCGCCGCAGCCACCTCCTCGCCGGCGACATCGTGCGGGCCCTGCGGGCCCAGGACGGGGTCGTCGCCCTCAACCCCGACTCGATCCCCGCCCTGCGGGATCGGGCCCGCCTCTACGCCCGGCTGGGGGCCCACCCCCTGGCGGCCCTGGACCTCGAGCACTGCCTGGAGCTGGGCCCGCGGACCGGCAAGCTCTACCAGGCCCTCCAGCAGGAGGCCGCCATGGCCCGGCGCAAGGGGCGCTTCCAGGCATGA
- a CDS encoding TonB-dependent receptor, giving the protein MSVSPLILLLLAGQIGGVQPDREDAEQEQAAAEHVPVLTKAPELLEFVDPEYPEDMQAEGVAGEVVLQLTIDERGEVSEAVVLEGLHPHLDTNAQQAGLRLKFSPAEVDHVPSPVQIAFRFAFTLSVPEPPPPEADEPLPPPPDTLRGVVRLRGRRTPLEGAFVVSGELSTQTDAAGAFALPLPVGDHPVTVKAPGFFDFETKETIVEGEATEVTYYLLKRSGTPYETVIRAPKPKKEVSQVVLARAELQKVPGTFGDPLRVLENLPGMARSGIIGGELLVRGANPEDSGVYFDGVGIPILYHFGGLTSVVNAEFIEEIDFQPGGFGAEYGRATAGVVDVESRRLTGKLARGSVKIDLMDTALFYRRPITEKVAVGVAFRRSYVDALLPIFLKAAGAEGITLAPQYTDYQLKVDWDAAPDQDVSFFLFGSNDTFKVIAPQEERDAGFELKLRIGFHRLMGSHVYRLSPKLTLVSRPWVGVTLQSVGGGEVGQTGGGLQIELRLTNWEAGLRERLTYELSDRLTLRAGLDLYYLAARAVVEAPIGGDIIAFPAPEQPLSENQEFRVDEDGMGDGLWIEATWKPSKNWSITPGLRTELYFFPEKTHPTLEPRLAVRWKVREGSAAKLAVGHYRQAPDVFAIGEQTGNPLIEPEAALHYVVGWEQQLTELIDLNLELFYNDRFHRVVSSNRVEIVDGEAIVENYNNDGLGRAYGAELLLRHKLSERFFGWVAYTLMRSTERSHPGDPFIVTDHDQTHILTVIGSYRPWRPFEVGLRFRLVTGNPYTPIEGASHDLDTLGWPSIRGEPNSERMPTFHQLDLRAEYTSTYDLFTVSYFLDLLNAYNAKNAEDFQYGYRKREKVNFYGLPIFPVLGVRGEF; this is encoded by the coding sequence GTGAGCGTCTCCCCCCTCATCCTGCTGCTCCTGGCCGGGCAGATCGGCGGCGTCCAGCCCGATCGGGAGGACGCCGAGCAGGAGCAGGCCGCGGCCGAGCACGTCCCGGTCCTCACGAAGGCCCCCGAGCTCCTCGAGTTCGTCGACCCCGAGTACCCGGAAGACATGCAGGCGGAGGGCGTCGCCGGCGAGGTCGTGCTGCAGCTGACGATCGACGAGCGGGGCGAGGTCAGCGAGGCGGTGGTCCTCGAGGGCCTGCACCCCCACCTCGACACCAACGCCCAGCAGGCCGGCCTGCGGCTGAAGTTCAGCCCGGCCGAGGTCGATCACGTGCCCTCGCCGGTGCAGATCGCGTTTCGCTTCGCCTTCACCCTGAGCGTCCCGGAGCCGCCGCCTCCCGAGGCCGACGAGCCCCTGCCGCCGCCCCCCGACACCCTGCGCGGCGTCGTGCGCCTGCGCGGCCGACGCACCCCCCTCGAGGGCGCCTTCGTCGTCAGCGGCGAGCTCTCCACCCAGACCGACGCGGCGGGGGCCTTCGCCCTGCCCCTGCCGGTCGGCGACCACCCGGTGACGGTGAAGGCCCCCGGCTTCTTCGACTTCGAGACGAAGGAGACGATCGTCGAGGGCGAGGCCACCGAGGTCACCTACTACCTGCTCAAGCGCTCGGGCACGCCCTACGAGACCGTGATCCGGGCGCCCAAGCCCAAGAAGGAGGTCTCGCAGGTCGTCCTGGCGCGGGCCGAGCTCCAGAAGGTGCCGGGCACCTTCGGCGACCCCCTGCGGGTGCTCGAGAACCTGCCGGGCATGGCCCGCTCCGGGATCATCGGCGGCGAGCTCCTGGTGCGCGGCGCCAACCCCGAGGACAGCGGCGTCTACTTCGACGGGGTGGGCATCCCGATCCTCTACCACTTCGGCGGCCTGACCTCGGTGGTCAACGCCGAGTTCATCGAGGAGATCGACTTCCAGCCCGGCGGCTTCGGCGCCGAGTACGGCCGGGCGACGGCCGGCGTGGTCGACGTGGAGAGCCGGCGCCTCACCGGCAAGCTGGCGCGGGGGTCGGTGAAGATCGACCTGATGGACACCGCCCTCTTCTACCGGCGGCCGATCACCGAGAAGGTGGCCGTCGGCGTCGCCTTCCGGCGCTCCTACGTCGACGCCCTCCTGCCGATCTTCCTGAAGGCCGCCGGCGCCGAGGGCATCACCCTGGCCCCCCAGTACACCGACTACCAGCTGAAGGTGGACTGGGACGCGGCCCCCGATCAGGACGTCTCCTTCTTCCTCTTCGGCAGCAACGACACCTTCAAGGTCATCGCCCCCCAGGAGGAGCGCGACGCCGGCTTCGAGCTGAAGCTACGGATCGGCTTCCACCGCCTGATGGGCAGCCACGTCTACCGCCTCTCTCCGAAGCTGACGCTGGTGAGCCGCCCCTGGGTCGGGGTCACCCTCCAGAGCGTCGGCGGGGGCGAGGTCGGCCAGACCGGCGGTGGGCTGCAGATCGAGCTGCGCCTGACCAACTGGGAGGCGGGGCTGCGCGAGCGGCTGACCTACGAGCTCTCCGACCGGCTCACCCTGCGCGCGGGCCTGGACCTCTACTACCTCGCCGCCCGGGCGGTGGTGGAGGCGCCCATCGGCGGGGACATCATCGCCTTCCCGGCCCCCGAGCAGCCCCTCTCCGAGAACCAGGAGTTCCGGGTCGACGAGGACGGGATGGGCGACGGCCTCTGGATCGAGGCGACCTGGAAGCCGTCGAAGAACTGGTCGATCACCCCCGGCCTGCGCACCGAGCTCTACTTCTTCCCCGAGAAGACCCACCCCACCCTCGAGCCGCGCCTGGCCGTCCGCTGGAAGGTGCGCGAGGGCAGCGCCGCCAAGCTCGCGGTCGGGCACTACCGCCAGGCCCCGGACGTCTTCGCCATCGGTGAGCAGACCGGCAACCCCCTCATCGAGCCGGAGGCGGCCCTCCACTACGTCGTCGGCTGGGAGCAGCAACTCACCGAGCTGATCGATCTGAACCTCGAGCTCTTCTACAACGACCGCTTCCACCGGGTGGTCAGCTCCAACCGGGTCGAGATCGTCGATGGCGAGGCCATCGTCGAGAACTACAACAACGACGGCCTCGGCCGCGCCTACGGCGCCGAGCTCCTCCTGCGTCACAAGCTCTCCGAGCGCTTCTTCGGCTGGGTCGCCTACACCCTGATGCGCTCCACCGAGCGCAGCCACCCCGGCGACCCCTTCATCGTCACCGACCACGACCAGACCCACATCCTCACCGTCATCGGCTCCTACCGGCCCTGGCGGCCCTTCGAGGTGGGCCTGCGCTTCCGCCTGGTCACGGGCAACCCCTACACCCCCATCGAGGGCGCCTCCCACGACCTCGACACCCTCGGCTGGCCCTCGATCCGCGGCGAGCCGAACTCCGAGCGGATGCCGACCTTCCACCAGCTCGACCTGCGGGCGGAGTACACCTCCACCTACGACCTCTTCACCGTCTCCTACTTCCTCGATCTGCTGAACGCCTACAACGCGAAGAACGCCGAGGACTTCCAGTACGGGTATCGCAAGCGCGAGAAGGTGAACTTCTACGGGCTGCCGATCTTCCCGGTGCTCGGTGTGCGGGGGGAGTTCTGA